Proteins encoded by one window of Microplitis mediator isolate UGA2020A chromosome 1, iyMicMedi2.1, whole genome shotgun sequence:
- the LOC130665402 gene encoding phospholipase A1 member A, with translation MAVSCTVHLIFLTFFIFYQTVYVQGQNKTLKDLFNSTSCAKPPYTCPHPQIEFYLYTRTTQKNPVLLDVLNRRSLDYTSFDRSHPTKIIIHGFGGGRNLAPSTDLRNAYFKRGDFNIIIVDYGSLVREPCLSQMQWGPDFCSQCIAQLVRYLRDHPRGTPVESIHVLGYSVGAHIAGLIANHLPDDKLGRITGLDPTIFFYMNGNRSRDLDESDALFVDIIHTGAGILGQWGPNGHADFYVNGGSSQPGCATASILQTLACDHTKVTPYYIESITTKAGFWAAPCANLFSYLTGWCSPKDEEWVLMGEDTPPTARGVYYLSTNARKPYARGHPGKRQLPKNRKQSSYRQY, from the exons ATGGCGGTCAGTTGTACTGTgcatcttatttttttaacattttttattttttatcaaacag TTTATGTACAAGGACAAAATAAAACATTGAAGGACCTTTTCAATAGTACTTCGTGTGCGAAACCTCCGTACACGTGCCCACATCcacaaattgaattttatttgtacaCGAG aacTACTCAAAAAAATCCAGTTCTCCTTGACGTTCTAAATCGCCGATCGTTGGATTACACGAGTTTCGACCGGTCGCATccgacaaaaattataattcacgGATTTGGAGGCGGAAGAAATTTAGCACCGAGTACTGATCTGAGGAATG CGTATTTCAAACGCGGGGATTTCAACATAATAATTGTCGACTACGGTTCATTAGTACGTGAGCCATGTCTCTCGCAAATGCAGTGGGGACCGGATTTCTGTTCACAATGTATTGCTCAGTTAGTGAGATACTTGAGGGATCACCCGCGTGGGACACCAGTCGAGAGTATCCACGTGCTGGGATACAGCGTTGGTGCTCATATAGCCGGGCTGATAGCCAATCACTTGCCCGATGACAAGTTGGGACGTATTACTG GTCTCGACCCcacgatatttttttacatgaacGGAAACCGTTCGCGGGATCTGGACGAATCCGATGCCCTATTTGTCGACATCATCCACACGGGAGCCGGGATTTTGGGACAGTGGGGACCAAACGGGCACGCggatttttatgtaaatgGTGGTTCGAGTCAGCCTGGGTGTGCAACTGCTTCCATTTTAC AAACTCTAGCGTGCGATCACACAAAAGTCACTCCGTATTACATCGAGTCGATAACAACAAAGGCAGGATTCTGGGCAGCGCCATGTGCAAATTTGTTTTCGTATCTAACGGGTTGGTGCAGCCCAAAGGACGAAGAGTGGGTACTGATGGGCGAGGATACGCCACCCac cgCACGAGGAGTCTACTATCTGTCAACAAACGCACGCAAACCGTACGCCCGAGGACATCCAGGAAAAAGGCAACTCCCGAAAAATCGGAAGCAATCGTCCTACCGCCAGTATTAA
- the LOC130668407 gene encoding uncharacterized protein LOC130668407 has product MVDPKLQYKNKIDSFVVTIDGSVDKLTEILHTFKKSPWWNIMTPYFVISRSKNGCSDAQTTLQTVWKMNILNCYFVCLDLEQKPFIYTFNPYSKYASDQWKFVEELKNGSHYMAIFNRPYKKENICEGFNFDRTKHLDKTTINIVCCVHDSKSHLINAVENKSQLFNFSNYDYYLIHSLKVALNVSLKFDYELAVYDADLEPRGIFKKLLDGSSDFAMCPRTHFTIHNLSASYPILYSGFSILSQNRGFRSPLEKMYDYYGVLMISATLIFSLMTYIVIWYVNKRRGHASAVFEILRLWTNNSVYTRIDSFVMRLFFSMIFLYFLILQATFQGHLAEFLTKPELRHNAESLSDLHDSFYTRIYTTDSGKSVIKGDDFVESKTEITDVYTCVNAVINDKSSVCIEDYSLLLIVLDIVESSRNIDKTKKIYHLSKKFLRNSLSVLAVRHDWPLKNRFDTFLMSLEHTGLAKRRTNIIFTRFEEMFLIVAPYFTWLPIDLDALMFIFHLLIMGIISGIFIFILERFKVETIIQVNENQREDRIIRKISKKRNKKTKNRKRKFNNRV; this is encoded by the exons ATGGTCGACCCAAAGTTAcagtacaaaaataaaattgattcatTTGTTGTGACTATCGATGGTTCTGTTGACAAACTCACTGAAATTTTGCACACATTCAAAAAATCTCCATGGTGGAATATTATGACGCCTTATTTTGTGATCAGTAGATCAAAAAATGGTTGCAGTGATGCACAAACTACTCTACAAACAGTTTggaaaatgaatattctcaaTTGTTACTTTGTTTGTCTCGACTTAGAACAGAAACCGTTCATTTACACTTTCAACCCGTACTCAAAGTATGCATCCGATCAATGGAAATTcgtcgaagagctcaaaaatggaTCTCATTACATGGCAATTTTCAACCgaccctacaaaaaag AAAATATCTGCGAGGGTTTCAATTTCGATCGGACCAAACATCTCGACAAAACGACAATAAATATCGTTTGCTGCGTTCACGATTCCAAAAGCCACTTGATAAACGCAGTTGAAAACAAAAgccaattatttaatttttcaaattacgaTTATTACCTGATCCATTCATTAAAAGTTGCGCTTAACGTTTCGCTCAAATTTGATTATGAACTCGCGGTCTACGACGCTGATCTAGAGCCACGcggtattttcaaaaaactgcTAGATGGGTCATCAGACTTTGCAATGTGTCCACGGACACACTTTACTATTCACAACTTATCCGCGAGTTATCCGATCCTTTATTCTGGATTCTCTATTCTCTCGCAAAATCGCGGGTTTCGTTCGCCTCTTGAAAAAATGTACGATTACTACGGAGTTTTGATGATATCAGCAACACTTATATTTTCACTTATGACGTATATCGTAATTTGGTACGTGAATAAACGGCGCGGTCACGCATCCGCGGTTTTTGAAATTCTTCGCTTGTGGACAAATAATTCAGTTTACACTAGAATTGATTCCTTCGTAATGCGGTTGTTCTTTTCCATGATCTTTCTTTACTTTCTAATCCTCCAAGCGACTTTTCAAGGACACTTGGCTGAATTTCTAACGAAACCCGAATTACGACACAATGCTGAGTCTTTAAGTGACTTGCACGATTCATTTTACACAAGAATTTACACAACGGATTCAGGAAAATCGGTGATCAAGGGCGACGATTTCGTAGAATCAAAAACTGAAATTACGGATGTTTATACCTGCGTTAACGCAGTGATTAATGATAAATCGAGTGTTTGTATCGAGGATTATTCTTTACTTCTGATAGTATTAGATATAGTTGAGTCTTCACGGAATATTGATaagaccaaaaaaatttatcacttgtcaaaaaaatttttgagaaataGCTTGTCTGTACTGGCAGTTCGTCATGATTGGCCGCTTAAAAATCGATTTGACACCTTTTTGATGTCACTCGAACACACTGGGCTCGCAAAAAGACGaactaatataatttttactcgttttgaagaaatgtttttaattgttgCACCGTATTTCACTTGGCTGCCCATTGATTTAGACGCGTTGATGTTCATTTTTCATTTGCTAATAATGGGAATAATTTCTGGTatcttcatatttattttagaaagaTTTAAAGTAGAGACAATAATACAAGTCAATGAAAATCAAAGAGAAGACagaataattagaaaaataagtaAGAAACggaataaaaaaaccaaaaatagaaaacgaaaatttaataatcgcGTTTAA
- the LOC130671499 gene encoding uncharacterized protein LOC130671499: MNILNCYFVCLDSEQKSFIYTFNPYSKYAPDQWKFVEELKNGSNYMAIYNRPFKKENICKGFNFDRTKYLDRTTLNIALCITQNNTALFKNTTDKSKFYKFSSYDLRMATAIKSALNVSLKFDYDLRLRGISSKKLYGVYLLLDKKTSDFALFLSTPEFFFGFPGSYQINYSGFTIFSRNRGFKTPLEKMYKFYGPLMIAATIIISAITYFVIWYVNKPRGHSFAVFEILRLWTSTSLYTKIDTLALRIFFAVIFFYFLILQATFQGHLSKFLTKPELRDNAESLADLRSSLYEKIYVTQSSESLVATDKILKLKYESSSLKKSINAVLTEKSSVSIMNYVNILLHLDELHLSRDELQQFYVSKKFLRNCYTFFTTRHDWPLKRKFDHALMLLESTGILQKLNNNLTAQLESSLFYQPLEASFKPIDLESLLFIFYFLIIGLTSATLCFILEKYNFSKNNSKITRGGNKQRAIYKKVRRLNRNDKVGWNKKRKMTKDK; encoded by the exons atgaatattttgaattgtTACTTTGTTTGTCTCGACTCAGAACAGAAATCGTTCATTTACACTTTCAACCCGTACTCAAAGTATGCACCCGATCAATGGAAATTcgtcgaagagctcaaaaatggaTCCAATTACATGGCGATCTACAACCGACCCTTCAAAAAAg AAAATATCTGCAAGGGTTTCAATTTCGACCGGACCAAATATCTCGACCGGACAACACTAAATATAGCCTTATGTATTACCCAGAACAATACCGCCTTATTTAAAAACACTACTGACAAAAgtaaattctataaattttcatcatacGATTTGCGTATGGCGACAGCGATAAAATCAGCTCTGAATGTTTCTTTGAAATTCGATTATGACTTAAGACTTCGTGgtatttcttcaaaaaaacTGTACGGCGTTTATCTTCTGTTAGACAAAAAAACATCTGACTTTGCACTGTTCTTAAGCACCCCCGAGTTTTTCTTCGGTTTCCCAGGAAGTTACCAGATCAATTATTCTGGATTCACTATTTTTTCTCGTAATCGCGGTTTCAAAACACCCTTAGAGAAAATGTATAAATTCTACGGGCCATTGATGATCGCGGCAACAATTATCATTTCAGCAATCACCTATTTCGTTATCTGGTACGTGAATAAACCGCGAGGTCATTCGTTCGCGGTCTTTGAAATTCTTCGCCTCTGGACTTCTACTTCTCTCTATACAAAAATTGATACTCTAGCCCTTCGTATATTTTTTGCCGTGATATTTTTCTACTTTCTGATACTTCAAGCGACATTTCAGGGGCATCtatcaaaatttctaacaaaACCTGAATTGAGAGACAATGCCGAGTCCTTGGCTGATTTAAGGAGTagtttatatgaaaaaatttatgttactcAAAGCAGTGAATCCTTAGTTGCGACTGACAAAATTCTCAAATTAAAATACGAGTCTTCTTCACTAAAAAAGAGCATAAATGCTGTTCTGACCGAAAAATCAAGCGTGAGTATTATGAATTATGTGAATATTTTGTTACATCTTGACGAATTGCACTTATCGAGGGATGAACTTCAACAGTTCtatgtatcgaaaaaattcttaCGAAATTGCTATACTTTTTTCACAACCCGTCACGATTGGCCGCTCAAGCGAAAATTCGACCACGCTCTTATGTTATTAGAGAGCACAGGAATTTTacaaaaactaaataataatctgACGGCTCAACTTGAATcttctttattttatcagcCACTCGAAGCTTCTTTTAAGCCCATTGATTTAGaatcattattattcattttttacttcttgaTTATTGGCCTCACGAGTGCAACTCTATGTTTTATACTCGAGAAGTATAACTTTAGCAAGAATAACTCAAAAATAACTCGGGGTGGAAATAAACAGAGagctatttataaaaaagttaggCGATTAAATAGGAATGATAAAGTAGGGTGGAATAAAAAACGAAAGATGACAAAAgacaaataa
- the LOC130667601 gene encoding uncharacterized protein LOC130667601 has translation MRIHKFIKLFLYFIIFNCVSTSGWNIKSEENDYSELSGILTHVLESCNNNFRKIVINGNADENIIKSIRNLESVGVILHENSLKVDPKLVFRHKVGLFVVSFDESVDELVEILHTFKKSPWWNVMTPYFVLSGSKNGCSDAQTVLQTVWKMNILNCYFVCLDSQQKPFIYTFNPYSKYAPDQWKFVEELKNGSNYMAIYNRPFKKENICKGFNFDRTKYLDRTTVNAAFCITENKTHLFKNTTDKSKFYKFSSYDSRITSAIKTALKVSLKYDYDLRISGILTSKLYGVYILLEKKTSDVVLCSGTQPYLLGFPGSYQISYSGFTIFSRNRGFKTPLEKMYKFYGPLMIAATIIISTITYFVIWYVNKPRGHSFAVFEILRLWTSNSLYTKIDTLALRIFFFVIFLYFLILQATFQGHLSKFLTNPELRDNAESLPDLRSSFYEKIYITRSSELFITDYKILKSKSKSTSFSKCMDAVLHEKSSVCISNHLAIMLYLDKLHLSKDYLQKFYLSPNFLRNTYYIFTTRHDWPLKQKFDYVLQRLENTGILQKINNNLTAHLESSLFYAQLEPEFRPIDLESLLFIFYFLIFGLSAATFCFILEKYNFARNKKIIIDQKNQKKLVNKNNRRRKNRKRIVKKNITAVQNL, from the exons atgagaatacataaatttattaaattatttttgtacttcataatttttaattgtgttTCGACATCCGGATGGAACATAAAATCTGAAGAAAATGATTATTCGGAATTATCCGGAATTTTG ACACATGTGCTGGAGTCATGTAACAataatttccgaaaaattgtaattaatggTAACGcagatgaaaatataattaaatcaatacGTAATTTGGAATCAGTTGGTGTTATTTTACacgaaaattcattaaaagtCGATCCAAAATTAGTGTTTCGACATAAAGTTGGTTTATTTGTAGTAAGCTTCGATGAATCAGTAGATGAACTTGTCGAAATTTTGCACACATTCAAAAAATCTCCATGGTGGAATGTTATGACGCCTTATTTTGTACTCAGTGGATCGAAAAATGGCTGCAGTGATGCTCAAACTGTTCTACAAACAGTTtggaaaatgaatattttgaattgtTACTTTGTTTGTCTCGACTCACAACAGAAACCGTTCATTTACACTTTCAACCCGTACTCAAAGTATGCACCCGATCAATGGAAATTcgtcgaagagctcaaaaacgGATCCAATTACATGGCGATCTACAACCGACCCTTCAAAAAAg AAAATATCTGCAAGGGTTTCAATTTCGACCGGACCAAATATCTCGACCGGACAACAGTAAATGCCGCCTTCTGCATCACTGAAAACAAAACCCACCTGTTTAAAAACACGACCGACAAAAgtaaattctataaattttcatcatacGACTCACGTATAACAAGCGCGATAAAAACAGCCCTCAAAGTCTCTCTGAAATATGATTACGACCTACGAATTTCCGGTATTTTAACTTCAAAATTGTACGGGGTTTATATTctcttggaaaaaaaaacatctgaCGTCGTTCTGTGCTCAGGTACTCAACCTTACTTATTGGGTTTTCCGGGAAGTTATCAAATAAGTTACTCTGGATTCACTATTTTTTCTCGTAACCGCGGTTTCAAAACACCCTTAGAGAAAATGTATAAATTCTACGGACCATTGATGATTGCAGCAACAATTATCATTTCAACAATCACCTATTTCGTTATCTGGTACGTAAATAAACCGCGAGGTCACTCATTCGCGGTCTTTGAAATTCTTCGTCTTTGGACTTCAAATTCTCTTTATACTAAAATTGATACCTTAGCACtccgtatattttttttcgtgataTTTCTTTACTTTCTGATACTTCAAGCGACTTTTCAAGGGCATCTATCTAAATTTCTAACAAACCCTGAGTTGAGAGACAATGCCGAGTCCCTGCCTGATTTAAGGAGTagtttctatgaaaaaatttatatcactcGATCCAGTGAACTTTTCATTACGGACTACAAAATTCTTAAATCAAAATCAAAGTCTACTTCATTTTCAAAATGCATGGATGCGGTTTTGCATGAAAAGTCAAGTGTGTGTATCAGTAATCATTTGGCTATCATGTTATATCTCGATAAGTTGCACTTGTCAAAAGACTATCTACAAAAATTCTATCTGTCTccgaattttttacgaaatacTTACTATATATTCACGACTCGTCACGATTGGCCTCTCAAACAAAAATTCGACTACGTTCTCCAGAGACTAGAGAACACCGGaattctacaaaaaataaacaataatttaactgCTCATCTTGAATCTTCTTTATTTTATGCGCAGCTCGAGCCTGAATTTCGGCCTATTGATCTAGAATcgttattattcattttctaCTTCTTAATTTTCGGGCTCTCAGCTGCTACTTTTTGTTTCATtctcgaaaaatataatttcgcacggaataaaaaaataatcattgatcaaaaaaatcaaaagaaattagttaataaaaataatagacgaagaaaaaacagaaaacggatcgtaaaaaaaaacattactgCCGTTCAGAATTTATga
- the LOC130667984 gene encoding uncharacterized protein LOC130667984 has product MIVCDFKLFVYHTLLNSVLFAYGRNIKLVENKYSGLSDIVTHIVRACNDNFQRVVINGDADENLVKSLRDSETIAVILHDNSSAIDLNLEYKNKIDFFVVTFNGSVDKLSEILLKFQKSLWWNIMSPYFVFSGSENGCKDAEVALKKIWKMNILTCYFVCLDSKQNPFIYTFNPYSKYAPDQWKFVQEFKNGSNYMAVYNRPYIEENIHEGFNFDRTKYLDNVTINIAFCITPEKADLLPTITEKNQYLIHTHFESRMIEALRAAFKVTFKFSYMVQPSVSSSESHGGYICLHNKTCDFATCTKTHALTFGFPGSHQIIYSGFSIFSSKQGYRTPLEKIYKFYGPLMIAATIIISTITYLVIWYVNRPRDFSFAAFEILRLWTCTSLYTKIDTLALRIFFFVIFLYFLILQATFQGNLSKFLTRPELRDNADSLADLESSSYEKIYATLTSIKFMVDNEILAAKSNRTSLDQCIANVIDKKSSVCVSDYVAFLMRFERMKLSKNLLRNYYLSEKLLSNNYFMYLTRHDWPLKEKFDHFLTVLEDTGNLLKFNKNLTSSLESVILSHHIYPEVRPIDLKSLLFIFQFLIIGLTSATFCFILEKCNFARNKSKVASHKNRKKFMYAKINRKFMNTNNRLRKMKNERR; this is encoded by the exons aaatattcaggGTTATCAGACATTGTG ACGCATATCGTCAGAGCTTGCAATGACAATTTTCAAAGGGTTGTTATTAACGGCGATGCGGACGAAAATTTGGTCAAATCGTTACGTGATTCAGAAACGATTGCTGTTATTTTACATGACAATTCATCAGCGATCGATCTAAATCTAGagtataaaaacaaaattgattTCTTTGTTGTGACTTTCAATGGTTCAGTTGATAAACTTTCCGAAATTCTgcttaaattccaaaaatctCTATGGTGGAATATAATGAGTCCTTATTTCGTGTTCAGCGGATCAGAAAATGGATGCAAAGATGCTGAAGTtgctctgaaaaaaatttggaaaatgaATATTCTGACTTGTTACTTTGTTTGTCTCGACTCAAAACAGAATCCGTTCATATATACTTTCAACCCGTACTCAAAATATGCACCCGATCAATGGAAATTTGTCCAAGAGTTCAAAAATGGATCCAATTACATGGCGGTCTACAACCGACCCTACATTgaag AAAATATTCATGAAGGTTTCAATTTCGACAGGACCAAGTATCTCGATAACGTGACAATTAATATTGCGTTCTGTATTACCCCAGAAAAAGCAGATTTACTACCAACGATCAccgaaaaaaatcaatatttgatTCATACTCATTTTGAATCACGTATGATAGAGGCATTAAGAGCTGCATTCAAAGTAACTTTCAAATTTAGTTACATGGTACAACCTTCTGTAAGCTCATCAGAGTCGCACGGTGGCTACATTTGCTTGCACAATAAAACATGTGATTTTGCAACGTGTACAAAAACTCACGCACTCACATTCGGTTTTCCCGGCAGCCACCAAATTATATATTCCGGTTTTTCGATTTTCTCATCCAAACAAGGGTACCGCACACccttggaaaaaatttataaattctatggCCCGTTGATGATCGCGGCAACGATCATCATTTCAACAATCACTTATTTAGTTATTTGGTACGTGAATAGACCGCGAGATTTTTCATTCGCGGCCTTTGAAATCCTTCGGCTCTGGACTTGCACTTCCCTTTACACGAAAATTGATACCTTAGCACtccgtatattttttttcgtgataTTTCTTTACTTTCTGATACTTCAAGCGACTTTTCAAGGGAATCTATCGAAATTTCTCACGAGACCTGAACTAAGAGACAATGCCGACTCATTGGCGGACTTAGAGAGCAgctcttatgaaaaaatttacgcGACTCTTACCAGCATTAAATTTATGGTCGACAACGAAATTCTTGCAGCAAAATCGAATCGAACATCACTCGACCAATGTATTGCGAATGTTATAGATAAAAAGTCGAGTGTATGTGTCAGTGACTATGTGGCTTTTTTGATGCGTTTTGAAAGAATGAAGTTATCGAAAAATCTTCTGagaaattactatttatctgaaaaactgctgagtaataattattttatgtatctGACCCGGCACGATTGGCCGCTTAAAGAAAAGTTTGATCACTTTCTCACGGTATTAGAAGACACTggaaatttacttaaatttaacaaaaatttgacttCTTCTCTGGAATCTGTTATATTATCTCATCATATTTACCCAGAAGTCCGGCctattgatttaaaatcattattattcatttttcaattCCTGATAATTGGACTCACAAGTGCGACTTTTTGCTTTATACtcgaaaaatgtaattttgcaAGAAATAAATCGAAAGTTGCGAGTcataaaaatcgaaaaaaattcatgtatgCAAAAATTAATCGAAAGTTTATGAATACGAATAATCGATTaaggaaaatgaaaaatgaaagaaGATAA